From the genome of Labedella gwakjiensis:
GCCATGCACTCGCGGAGGATCGCGTAGAGCACGCGGTTCTCCACGAAGCCGGGGATCTCCTTCTCGAGAACGGGCACGTAGTTGAACGCCTTCACGATCTCGATGAGCCGGTCGACGTGCTCCGGAGCGGTCGCGTTGCCGGGGATCACCTCGATCATGGGGATGAGGTGCGGCGGGTTCGACCAGTGCATGCCGATGAGGCGCGCGGGCACCGTCATCGACTCCGCCATCGTGCTGATGGGGATGCCGGACGTGTTCGTGGCGATGATGACGTCGTCGCCGATGCGCGCCTCGAGGTCGGCGAGAACCGAGCGCTTGAGCTCGAGCTTCTCGGGGACGGCCTCGATGATGAGCTCGGTGTCGGCGAGCGCCGCGTCGAGGTCGGTGCCGAACGTGACGGATCCGCCGGGGGCCGACGGGGAGTCGACGGCCTCGAGGACGCCGCGCACCATGTCGTACGCAGCCTCGGCGCGCGTGATGGCGTCGGCGGAGATGTCGTACAGGCGCACGGTGGCGCCGGCGCGGGCGAGGGTGGCGGCGATGCCCGGGCCCATGGTGCCCGAACCGATGACGGTGGCGATCGTGGGGAGACTGCTCATGACGTGGCTCTCTTTCGCGGGTGGGGACTGGTGGAGTGGTCTGGCGGGACGGGTCAGATGCCCGGCGGGAGGGCGATCGGCGAGATGCCGAGGCCGAACGCGGCCTCCACCCGATCGAGGCGGCGGTTGAAGAAGGTCCAGAAGTTGTGCTGGGCCTTCGCCGGGTAGATGCGGTCGAACTTCTCCTTCGTCTCCTCGGCGTCCGGCTCGAGGGGCGAGAAGCCCGATGCCTTGAGGTCGACCTGGAAGCGCGCGGCCTTCTCGAGGAAGATGCCCGTGAGCGTCACCTCGGCCACGGTGCTGCCGACGAAGGCGACGCCGTGGTTGGCGAGGAGGAGCGCCTGCGCGTCGCCGAGCGCCTGCGCGGCCGAGACACCGAGCGGCACGGTCGTGATGATGTGGCTCGTCTCGGCGAAGCGCGGAACACCCTCGTACGCGAACCACACGCCGTGGTTGTTGTACGGCTTGAGGGTCTCGTCCGATGCGCCGAGCACCGTCGAGTAGTGGGCGTGCGAGTGACCGACGAAGTTGACGTCGGGGCGCGCCTTCATGATCTCGGCGTGCAGCGGCCACTCGAGGTGGCGCAGGCCGGTGCCCTCGAGAACGGCACCGTCGAAGTCGATGAGGATGAAGTCGTCGCCCTCCACCTCGCTGAGCGCGAGGTTGCCGCGCTTCAGCCAGAGGCCGCGGCCGAACGGGTCCCGGAACGAGAGGTGGCCCATCGACATGTCGCCGTGGCCCTCCAGCTCGAGGATCCGGTGCGCCCGCGCGACGTCCGCGAGGATGCTGGCGATGGACTGGTCTTCGAAGTACGGGTTGTGCGAGTAGGTCACGGGACTCCTCTTATCTGTCGGGTGTGCGAGCGGTCGGCGGGTCAGGCGCCGGTCACGTCGGCCACGGTCATACCGCCGACGCGGGCGTTCACCCGGCCGCCGGTGGCCACGGCAGCGATGACGACGATCTCGTCCGGGCGCGGGGCGTCCGGGAGCGTGATCGTGATCGCGTCGTAGTGCGACCGCACGTAGACCTCATCCTTGTACGCGAGCGGCACATCGATCGAGGTCCCCGTGCCTGCGACCTTCGTGGCGGAGGAGATCCAGGCCTCTCCACCGCCGACGGCTGCACGGAGGGCGTTGCCGAACACGGTCGTGACGCAGGCCACGATGTGCTCCTGCTCGCCGTTGACTCCGACGAGGCCGCCCTTGCCGTAGCTCTCCACGGGACGACCGCCGAGCAGGGCGACGGCGCGTTCGCCGAGCTCGCGCCCGAGGCCCTCGCTCGCGTCGGTGAGGGGCGAGAGGTCCTCCACCCAGCGCCCGGCGAACGGGTTGCGGAACACGACCGCGACGGCCGCCTTCACGAGGGGCTGCTCGGGGGCCGGACCGAGCTCGTGCACGGTCTCCTGGACGAAGGAGTGCCAGGCGCGGACGGCGTAGATCGAATCGATGGTCATGGGGTCGTCACCTCGTGTCGCTGGGGGTCGGTCGGGTTGTAGAGGGCCGTGCGGATGCTGTCGCCGACGAACTGGTTGCCCTTCGCCATCTCGCGGGTGTCGGCGTACCACTGCGAGCGGTCCTGGGCGAGGTCGGTGATGGGGCGCTCGAGGCGCTCCCACTCACGGAGGGCTTCCGGCATGTCGTCGGTCGCGGCTGTGGCCGCGGCGGCGAGGGTCCACGCGTTCTGCATCGCGGTGCCGGCACCCTGCGCGAGCGCGGGACACATCGCGTGGGCGGAGTCGCCGATGAGCGCGACCTTGCCCTCCGTCCAGCGGTCGAGGCGCGTGGTCTGGTAGCCGTAGTAGCGGCCGGGGATGCGGGCGGCGTCCTCGAGGACGGGGGCGAGCTGCGGGAACACGGACGTCCACAGCTCGAGGTCGATCGGCACGCGCGAACCATCGGCGTCGGCGGACGGCGACATGAGCGCGATGTAGAGCTCCTCGTCGTTCGCCGGCGTGTAGAGGATGCGGAGCACGCGGGGGTCGAGGTTCCAGAAGTCGATGACGTTGTCCCACTCGGTGTCCGGTTCGAGCGCCTGCAGCTCGGCCTTGCGGCGAGGGACGAGGAAGCGCGTGATGCCGTCGCCCGACCGCTCGCGCTTGAGGGGGATCCCGAGCGAATCGCGCACGGCCGAGCCGACGCCGTCCGCACCGACCACGAGGTCGGCCTCGGCCGTCTCCCCCGAGGCGAACGTGACCGTGCCGTCGGCGGTGGCGCCGACCACCTCCGATCCGGCGATGACCTCGACGCCCGACTCGCGCGCCGCCGTGAGCAGGCTCGCGTGGAGGTGGGGCCGCGTCATGGTGCGCCAGCGCACGCCCTCGAGCGTCTCCTGCGACTGGATGACGTTGTTCATCCGCGTCTCATACGCCGGCGGGGTCATCGAGCGCGAGGCGAGATCGGGTCCGGCGCCGATGCGATCGAGCACCTGGAGGCTGTTGTTCCAGAGCACGATGCCGGCGCCCTCGGCGCGCAGCTCGCGCGCACGCTCGTGCACCCGCACGCTCCAGCCCATCTGGGCGAGGGCCGTGGCCACGGTCAATCCGGCGAAACCCCCGCCGGAGATCTCGGCACGTCGTCGGCTGTCGGTCATGTGGTGATCCCATCTGTTCTGTGCATGGCGTGCTGTCGTCCTGTGTGTTCCGGCGCCGGTCCTAGCCGGCGGCGCCCGCGCCGAGTCGGATGACCGAGAGCCCGAGGACCTCCGCGGTCGTCACGGCGCAGTCCTTGCCGGCCGGGCCCGCGAACTCCTCCGCTCCCTGCGGCGTGTGGTACCGCCAGCCGTCGCCGCGGCCGACCCCCACGATCGCCGCGCGGGCGACCTGTGAGACGTTGCCGAAGTCGGTGGCGAAGCCGAGTGGCGGCGGGTCGGCGATGAAGGTGCGTCCGGCCGCCGTGAAGGCGTCGCCCACGACGGCGGTTACGGCGGCGTCGGGGCGCACCGGCAGGATGGCTGCCGAGCTCGTCCAGGTCGCGGGTCCGAGGCGGTCGTGGAGTTCCGCGACACGGGACTCGAGCTCGTCCTCGGTCCAGGCGAACACGAGGAACTCAGCCGTGAAGGTCATGCCGGCCGACTCCTCCACGTCGCCGTCCATCGAGACGGACTCGATGATGAGCGTGGCCGGGTCCATGGCCTCGGAGATCCCCGAGACGGCGGCGAGGGCGGCGAGCGGGGTCGAGACGACGTCGCGGCGCAGGGTGCGGATGCCGACGACCGTCGCGGTCTCCCGGCGCATCCAGAGGGAGGCGGGCCACACGGTGTCGATGAACTCGGGGTGCGGGTAGAGGACCACGTCGATGTCGTCGAAGACGCCGCGATCGGCGGCGAGCGCCTTGCCGCTGCCGAGCTCGCGCGTTCGGGGCGAGTGGATCTCGTCGGCCGGGCAGCCCACGATCACGACGGTGCCGGTGAGCTGCTCGCGGACGGCGGCGAGCGCGAGGGCCGCGCCGATCACGCCACCGGCCTGCGGACCGTGTCCGCATGAGTGGACGGGTTCGACCGCACCGGCATCGTTCTTCGAGGCGGGCGCGTCGTACACCGCGATGAGGCCGACCGTCGTGCCGGGCGACCCGAGCTGGAGCTCGGCCCGGAAGGCCGTGGGCATGCCGACGATCCCCTCGCTGACGGTGTAACCCGCGTCGCGGAGACGGGCGGTCAGATGGCCGGCGCTCTCGGTCTCCTCGTGGGCGAGCTCGGCGTGCGCGGTGATCGCGTCGACGATCTCGTGGATCGTCGGGGTCGCGGCGACCACCGCGTCCCTGAAGCGCCCGTCGTGCGATTCGACAGCCATGGGCGGCCCCTCCCCGTCAGTTGATTATTACTATGTAGATCGGATTGTCATCATATGATGAACCATCGACGATTCTTCAACACGGCGGGAAATGTAACAAGCCCTTAATAGACGCCGGCCTGACCCGCACGGCGACCCGACGCAAGGGGTTCGCCCGTACCCGCGCGGGTGCGAAGCTGTCCGAGGATGAGGGCCACCGACCCGACCGGAGGAGATCGATGCTGTCGATCGTTTACTCGAGCAAGGCCACCGAGGCGTTCGAGGAAGCGCACCTCGTCGACGTGCTCCTGCGCAGCCGCCGGAACAACCGCAGGCTCGCCCTCTCCGGCATGCTCATCTACCGCGACGGCTACTTCCTCCAGGCCATCGAAGGCCCCGAGGCGGAACTCCGCGAGCGGATGACCCGGATCGCCGCCGACCCGCGCCACTCCGACATCGCCGTCCTCCTCGAGGAGACGATCGATGAGCGCATGTTCCCCGCCTGGACGATGGGCTTCCAGGAGACCGACGCGCAAGCCGGTGACCCCGCGCCCGGACTGCAGGCCGTGTTCGACGACATCGCCGCCGGGCGTGACCCCGTCGAGACCGTTCCGTCGCTGCGCGAGGTGATCCGGAGGTTCCAGAGCGACTCACGCTGACACGCCCTGCCCTGTATCAGCCCGCCGCTCGCGGCGGGGGTGGTGGCGTCCCGGTCGATCGTCCTGTTTGCTGGACGGACACCGATCGAGGAGCGCGCGCATGGGGTTGTTCAACAGTAAAGACACTCAGGTGACGAGGGACGATGCGCCACCGAGCGTCACGAAACCTCCGGCGACGCTCTGGAGCGACGGCTTCGGCAAGCTCGCGACGCGGTGCGTGCAGATCATCGCGATCCTCATCGTCGTGATCGGCATCGTCTTCGCGATCACACAGCTCTCGCTCGTGTTCATCCCCGTCGCGATCGCCCTCATCCTCGCGGCGGCGTTCCACCCGGTGATGCACGCGATGCGGAAGAAGATCCCCTCGATCCTCGCCACGTGGATCGCGCTCATCGGCATCGTCATCGTGCTGGGCGGCGTGGGCTGGCTCATCGTCACGGCCGTGCGGAACCAGCTCGACGAGCTCATCGACTCCGCGGCCGAGGGCATCGACAAGCTGCACGACTACATCCTCACGCTGCCGTTCTCCATCAGCGAGGAGCAGATCACGGGCTTCCGCGACAGCGCGGTCGACTTCCTCACGAGCAGCCAGTTCGGCAGCGGAGCGCTCGCCGGCGTGGGGGCCGCGAGCAACTTCTTCGTGGGCCTGTTCCTCATGATCGTGCTGCTGTTCTTCTTCCTGAAGGACGGACCGAAGATCTGGGAGTTCCTGCTGCGGCCGTTCACGGGCGAGCAGTACGAGCGCGCTCGTCGCATCGGCGACAAGTCCGTCACGACGCTCGGCGGGTACGTGCGCGGCACCGCGGCCGTCGCGGCGGTCGACGCGATCGGCATCGGCCTCGTGCTCTTCTTCCTGGGTGTGCCGCTCGCGCTCCCGCTCGCCGTGATGGTGTTCGTTCTCGCGTTCATCCCCCTCGTGGGTGCGACGCTCGCCGGAGCGCTCGCGGTGCTCGTGGCCCTCGTGGCGAACGACCCGATCACCGCCGTCTGGGTGCTCGTGGCCGTGATCGCGGTGAACCAGCTGGAGGGCAACTTCCTGCAGCCGATCCTCATGGGCCGCTCGCTCAAGCTGCACCCGCTCGTCATCCTGGTGGCGCTGACCGCCGGAACGATCCTCGGCGGCATCGTCGGCGCGGTGCTGTCGGTGCCGATCGCCGCGGTGGCGTGGGGCATCATCTCGGTGTGGAACGGCGAGAACGAACCGGCCTGGCCCGCGAAGCAGAAGCGCCCAGAGCCCTCCTGACCCCTCCCCCACCCCAAAAAGATCGCGATACAGCCCCAAATTTCGGGCTGTATCGCGATCTTTTTGGGGTCTTGGGGGGTGTGGGGAGGGGGGTCAGGCGGGGAGGGGGAGGATGAGGGCGAGGTAGTCGCGGAGGGCCGCAGCCATGTCGACGGCGTCCGCGTCGTACAACCACTGCAACTGGATGCCGTCCCACAACGCGATGATCGTCGCGGCGGCGATCGCCGGGTCCACGCCGTCGCGGAGCAGACCCAGGTCGCGCAAGCGCTCGAGGTCCACGACGTAGCCCGCCCGCATGCGCGCGAATCGCTCCGCGAAGTAGTCGCGCCCCGGATGATCGTCCGTGACCCCTTCCCCCACGAGCACCGCATACAGCTGGATGACGCCGGGGACCCCCTCGTTGAACGATGCCTGCGTCGTGATGAGGTCCGCGAAGCGCACGGCCGGGATCCGTGGATCCTCCGCCGCGAGCCCCCGGAGTGCGTCAGGGGCGAGCACGGGTTCGACCGCATCCCGGCTCGCGATGACGGCGAGGAACAGCTCCTCCTTCGACGGGAAGTGATGGAGCAGGGTCGTCTGGCTCATCCCCACCCGTTCCGCGACCTCGCGGAGAGAGGCGGCTCGGAACCCGCGGGTCGCGAACACGTCGAACGCCGCCGCGACGATCGCGCGGCGGCGCTCCGCCGACTTGGCATACGGGCCGCGGCGACGACGAACCGCGGGCACCTCGGCGGGCGGGTCCGCGGGCGCCTCGGCGGGCGGCTCCGCCACGCGCAGGGCGCCGTCATCGGGTGCACTCATGGGCGTCACCAGCCTCTCGGTTCGGGTTCCGTGGCGGTCGTTCCGGCCTGGGCGCCCCTCGTCGTCCCCGCCGGTCAGGCCGCCAGCGTAGCGCAGACGAATTTCGAGTGACCACTCGATTTCCGTGTTAGCGTGAGCGTACTCCGGCGGACCAGCGTCCGTCACGCCACCACGATGAAGTGAAGAGGCAGATGAGACAGTTCACTCGACGCCAAGCGCTGAGCCTCGGGCTCGGCGCCGGAGCGGCCGCGGTCCTCGCCGGTTGCGCCACTCCGGGCACCACCTCCGTCAACTCCGCGCCCACCATCGGCGCGGCATCCGCCGGCGAGAAGATCCGCATCACCTACTGGGCCTGGCTCAAGGACCTGCAGAAGGTCGCGGACATCTGGAACGCGAAGAACCCGAACGTCCAGGTGGACGTGGTCTGGATCCCCGGGGGCAACTCCGGCGGCTACCAGAAGATGTACTCGGCGCTCGCGGCGGGCAGCGGCCCCGACATCGCGCAGGTCGAGATGCGGACCGTCCCGGAGTTCCTGCTCGTCAACGGCCTCGTCGACCTGTCCCGCTACGGGGCCGACCAGTACAAGGACCTCTACGACGAGACGCTCTGGAACCAGGTGACCTTCACCGACAGCGTCTACGCGATCCCCCAGGACTCCGGCCCGATGGGCTTCTACTACCAGCCGGAGATCCTCGACTCGGTGGGTGCCGAACCGCCCGCGACGTGGGACGAGTGGGCGGACATCGCCCGAGAGCTCCGTTCCGCCGGCGGCGTGTACCTCGAGAGCTTCCCGGTCTCCGACGCGTCCGTGTTCACCGCCTACGCGACGCAGGCGGGCGCCTCCTGGCTCACGGCGGAGGAGGACGGCTGGGTCATCGACATGACCGACGACGCCACCCTCGAGGTCGCGCGCTTCTTCGACGCCGCGATCGACGACGACCTCGTCGACACCGCGTCGACGCCCTACTCCCCCGGCTGGTTCGCGGCCGCGGCGAAGGGCGGGATCGGCGCGTGCACGAGCGCGAGCTGGGGCGACGCCCTCATCGAGGGCATCAGCGGCGGCGAGGGGAAGTGGCGCGTCGCGCCGATGCAGCGCTGGGCAGACCTGCCCGACAGCTTCGGCTCGAGCTTCCTCGGTGGGTCGACCGCTGCGATCCTCGCGAACTCGAAGCACCCGAAGGAGGCTCTCGATTTCGCCGTCTGGATGACCACATCGCCCGAGGGCATCGACGCCCTCATCAAGAACAGCGGCATCGGCTGGTCACCGGCGAAGGGCGAGATCGGCTCGGTCCGCGAAGGCGCCGGGAGTGACTTCTTCGGCGGCCAGGCGTACAACACGGAAGTCTTCGAGCCGGCGACGCTCGAGCAGAACCCCGACTGGTCGTGGTGGCCCATCACGCAGCAGTCGTTCAACATCCTCTCGGACGGGTTCCGCCGCAAGGCGGCGGGCGTCAGCCTCGTCGACTCGGTCGCGACGGCCGAGTCGCAGATCATCCAGGCCTTCCGCGACAAGGGCCTCACCATCCGGAAGGCCGACTCGTGACCGCCACCAGGAACATCACGACGGCCGGGGCACCCGCGTCCGCTCGGCGACACCGCACGGGCGCCGGGTCACGAGCGGGCGGACGGGCGCCGTGGATCCTCATCACCCCGTTCCTCGCGCTGTTCGTCCTCACCTTCATCCTGCCGATCATCGTGGCGATCGGCTCGAGCTTCACGCGCGTGACGCGCTCGGGCCTCTTCGGCGAGGGCGGCGTGACCACCGAGTTCGCGTGGTTCCAGAACTACGCGCAAGCGCTCGACGATGGGAACTTCGTCGCCTCGATCGGCCGCATGCTGCTCTTCGGCATCGTGCAGGTGCCCGTGATGATCGTGCTGTGCACGATCCTCGCGCTCCTCCTCGAGTCGGCCTCGGCGCGATGGCCCGGCTTCTTCCGCGCCGCGTACTTCCTGCCGTACGGGATCCCCGGCGTGATCGCGACGATCCTCTGGTCGTTCCTCTACGTCCCGGGACTCAGCCCCATCGTCGACGTGGCCGGAGCCGTCGGCCTGCAGCTCGACTTCCTCGGACCGTCGACCGTGCTGTGGTCGATCGCGAACATCGTGACGTGGACCTACACGGGCTACAACATGATGATCATCATCGCCCAGTTGAAGTCGATCCCCACCGAGCTCTACGAGGCGGCGAAGGTCGACGGCGCGAGCTCGTGGCGCGTAGCACGGAGCATCCAGCTCCCCCTCATCCGGCCGGCGCTCGTGCTCACGACCGTGTTCTCGATCATCGGCACGCTGCAGCTGTTCGCCGAGCCGCAAGTGCTGCAGACCGTGGCCCCCGCGATCGACTCGCAGTACACGCCGAACCTCAGCGCGTACACGACCGCTTTCGCCTACAACGACTACAACGTGGCCGCCGCGCAATCGGTGCTCATCGCCGTCGTGGCGTTCCTCCTCTCGTTCCTCTTCCTGCGCTTCACGAACCGGAGGTCGTCATGACCGCGACCACGCGCACACCGTCCGGCACCGACACGCGTTCCGTCACCACCGCCGACCAGTCCGCCCGCGCGGCCCGTCGCGCGGGGAAGCGCGGCGGTCCCGACCGCTCGGCCGGGCGCTCGCCCGCGAAGACGATCCTCGTGACCGCGATCCTCGCCGTGGTCGCCGTCTACTTCCTCGTGCCCGCGTACTGGGTGATCGTGGCGGCGACGAAGACCACGGAGGACCTGTTCGCCACGAACGGCTTCTGGTTCGCCCCCACCTTCGCGCTGTGGGACAACCTCTCGGCCGTGCTCACGTACGACGGCGGCGTCTTCCTGCGCTGGTTCGCGAACTCCGTGCTCTACGCCGGCGTCGGTGCGCTGCTCGCGACGTACTTCGCGGCGGCGGGTGGCTACGCCCTCGCGAAATACTCGTTCCGGGGCCGCGACACGATCTTCGGGCTCGTGCTCGGCGGCGTGCTCGTTCCCGGCACGGCCACGGCGCTCCCGCTGTTCCTGCTGTTCAGCCAGCTCGGCATCGCGAACACGTACTGGAGCGTGCTGCTCCCGTCCCTCGTATCCCCGTTCGGACTGTTCCTCTGCCGCATCTACGCGAACGCCACGGTCGACACGTCGCTCATCGAGGCCGGACGCATCGACGGCGCAGGCGAGCTGCGAATCTTCCACACGCTCGGCCTGCGGATCATGACACCCGCGCTCGTGACGGTGTTCCTCTTCCAACTCGTGGGAATCTGGAACAACTACTTCCTCCCGCTCGTGATGCTCTCGGATTCGGATCTGTTCCCCATCACCCTGGGCCTCAACAACTGGCGCAGTCAGGTGGACCGGCTCCCCGAGTTCTACGAGCTCACGACGGGCGGCGTTCTGCTGTCCATCATCCCGCTCGCCATCGCCATGGTCGTTCTGCAACGGTTCTGGCGCGGCGGCCTCACAGAAGGATCCGTCAAGGCGTGACCTCCCCTCACCGCACCCCCGACTCGACCAACAACACGATCGACCGGGGGTACCTCACCTCGTTCGCGCCGGGGTCGGGAGCCCGCACCGCGCCGCGCGCGCACCTCGCGTCGGACGCCCCTGAGTTCCCTCTCGCGGGACGGTGGCGCTTCCGCCTCCTCCCCGCCGCGCCGGGGACCCTCGGTGGCACCGACGTGCTTCCCGCGGGCGAGACGGTGGACGGCCTCGGCGCCGTGGACCTCGACGACTCCTCCTGGGACGAGATCGCGGTTCCCGCGCACTGGGTGCTCGAAGGCGACGGAGCATACGGCTCCCCCATTTACACGAACGTCCAGTACCCGTTCCCGATCGAGCCGCCGCACGTCCCCGACGCGAACCCCACGGGCGACTACAGGCGACGCTTCGAGCTGCCCGCCGACATCGGCACGGCGGATCGTGTGCTGCTGCGCTTCGACGGCGTCGAGTCCGCCTACCGCGTGTGGATGAACGGGCACGACGTCGGGACGGCGACCGGGAGCCGACTCGTGCAGGAGTTCGACGTGACCGAGGCCCTCGTCCCCGGCGAGAACGTCGTCGCCGTGCGTGTGCACCAGTGGTCGGCCGCGAGCTACCTCGAGGACCAGGACCAGTGGTGGCTCCCCGGGATCTTCCGCGACGTCACCCTGCTCGCCCGCCCAGCCGGCGGCATCGACGACGTCGGCGTGCTCGCCGACCTCGACGAGCACACGGGCGCCGGTTGTCTCACGCTCGACCTCGTTGCGTCGGACTCCGCCTTCCCCGTGACCGTGCGGATCCCCGAACTCGGCGTCGAGACGACGTGGGCGACCCGGGCCGACGTGCTTCCTATCGACGCCGGTCCCGTTCAGCCGTGGTCTCCCGACCAGCCGTACCTCTACGAGGCGACGGTCTCGTCCGCCGCCGAGACGCGCAGTCTCCGTGTCGGATTCCGCACCGTGCGCATCGTGGGCGACCGCCTGCTCGTGAACGGGCGACAGGTGCGGTTCTCCGGCGTGAACCGGCACGAGACCCATCCAGACCGCGGCCGCGTGTTCGACGAGGAGCACGCGCGCGCCGACATGGCGCTCATGAAGCAGCACAATGTGAACGCCATCCGCACGAGTCACTACCCGCCGCACCCGCGCGTGCTCGACCTCGCCGACGAGCTGGGCTTCTGGGTGATCGACGAGTGCGACCTCGAGACCCACGGCTTCGAGCGCGGCGGCCGCGTGATCCCCGGCCTCGAGCTCGGTGGTGTCGTCAGCCAGGACCTCACCCCCGGCTTCGACGGCCGCGGCTGGGAGGACAACCCGAGTGACGACCCGCGCTGGCGCGACGCGTACCTCGACCGCATCCGCCGCACCGTGGAGCGCGACAAGAACCACCCGAGCGTCATCATCTGGTCGCTCGGCAACGAGTCGGGCACCGGCGCGAACCTCGCCGCGATGGCCGACTGGGTGCACGATCGCGACCCGTCCCGCCCCGTCCACTACGAGGGCGACTACACCGGGCAGTACACGGACGTGTACTCGCGGATGTACCCGTCGCTCGCCGAGACCGAGGCGATCGGTCGCGACGACTCGAACGCGCTCCTGCTCGGCTGCACCACGTCGGAGTCGCAGCGGCAGCGCTCGAAGCCGTTCCTCCTGTGCGAGTACGTGCACGCGATGGGCAACGGGCCGGCCCTCATCGACCGGTACCGCGCACTCTCGGAGCTGCACCCGCGTCTCCACGGCGGCTTCGTGTGGGAGTGGCGCGACCACGGCCTGCGTACCCGCACAGCCGACGGCACCGAGTTCTTCGCCTACGGCGGCGACTTCGGCGAGGAGGTGCACGACGGCAACTTCGTGATGGACGGACTCGTGCTGAGCGACGACACCCCGTCGCCGGGCCTCGCCGAGTTCGCGGCCGTCGAGCAGCCGATCCGCTTCACGCGACTCGCCGACGGCTCGATCGAGGTCACGAACCTGCGCTTCGCCGCCGACACGCGCGACGTCGATTTCGTGTGGCGGCTCGAGCGCGACGGCGTCGAATTGTCGACAGGCGTGCTGCAGCCGGCGGAGCGCGGCGGCGACGTCGTGCCGGCCGGCGAGAGCGTCGTGCTGCCGGCCCCCTCCCTCGTCGCCTCGATCGGAGAGGCCGAGGTGTGGCTCACGATCGAGGCCGTGCTCATCGACGCCGCCGCGTGGGCCTCAGCCGGGCACGTCGTGTCGCGCGGGCAGTTCCTCGTGGAGGAGATCGTCCCGGTGGACCCCCCGCGTCCGTTCGCTCCGCTCGACGACCCGGCGACCCCGGCCGAGTGGGTACGGGCGCGCGAGGTGCGGCAGCGGCGTGGTGCGACCGGCCGACTGACGGCGCGGGATGCCGACGGCTGGGTCAAGGGAACGGTGCCGGTCTCTGCCGCTTCCGAAGCCGACGGCGCCGACGCGGCCGCTGTCTTCTCCGCTGCCGGGTCCCTGCGCTCGCTGCTCGGTCACGACGTGACCGGACCGCGCCTCGAGCTCTTCCGCGCTGTCACGGACAACGACCGCGGCCCGATGGGAGGAACCCTCGACCTCGCTGATCCGCGCACGAACCTGGGTCTCGGCACGTGGGCTCCGTCATCGGAGGAGCAGTGGCGCGCGGCGCGACTCGACCTGCTGCGGCCGCGCCTCGAGAGCATCGAGCACCGCCTCGGAGACGACGGCGCGCTTCGCGGCGTGCGCGTGCTCGAGCGGTGGGCCGCGCCGGAGGGCGTGGCGAGCGTGTGGCAGCAGTCCGAGTGGACGCTCGACGGGGCCGACGCGCTCCTGCGCGTGCGGATCACCCCGTCCACGGGGTGGACGGGGCTGTGGCCGCGCATCGGCATCCGTTTCGCCCTGCCGCTCGACGTGACCGAGGCCGGCTGGTTCGGCACCGGGCCGTTCGAGAACTACCCGGACAGCCTCCGCGCCGCCCGGGTGGGGCGCTTCTCCGCGGCCGTCGACGACCTCGTTGTTCCGTACGCCCGCCCTCAGGAGAGCGGCCACCGCTCCGAGCTGCGCTCCCTCGACCTCGGCGACGCGACCGGCCCGTGGCTGCGGGTCGATGCGCAGGCCGACTCCGCCGGTCGCCTACCGGGCTTCACCGTGCGGCGTCACACGCCGCACGAGGTGGACGCGGCCGAGCACCCGCACGAGCTGCCGACCCCGGTGGCGACGTATCTCACGATCGATGCGGCGCAGCACGGCCTGG
Proteins encoded in this window:
- a CDS encoding TetR/AcrR family transcriptional regulator; protein product: MSAPDDGALRVAEPPAEAPADPPAEVPAVRRRRGPYAKSAERRRAIVAAAFDVFATRGFRAASLREVAERVGMSQTTLLHHFPSKEELFLAVIASRDAVEPVLAPDALRGLAAEDPRIPAVRFADLITTQASFNEGVPGVIQLYAVLVGEGVTDDHPGRDYFAERFARMRAGYVVDLERLRDLGLLRDGVDPAIAAATIIALWDGIQLQWLYDADAVDMAAALRDYLALILPLPA
- a CDS encoding ABC transporter substrate-binding protein translates to MRQFTRRQALSLGLGAGAAAVLAGCATPGTTSVNSAPTIGAASAGEKIRITYWAWLKDLQKVADIWNAKNPNVQVDVVWIPGGNSGGYQKMYSALAAGSGPDIAQVEMRTVPEFLLVNGLVDLSRYGADQYKDLYDETLWNQVTFTDSVYAIPQDSGPMGFYYQPEILDSVGAEPPATWDEWADIARELRSAGGVYLESFPVSDASVFTAYATQAGASWLTAEEDGWVIDMTDDATLEVARFFDAAIDDDLVDTASTPYSPGWFAAAAKGGIGACTSASWGDALIEGISGGEGKWRVAPMQRWADLPDSFGSSFLGGSTAAILANSKHPKEALDFAVWMTTSPEGIDALIKNSGIGWSPAKGEIGSVREGAGSDFFGGQAYNTEVFEPATLEQNPDWSWWPITQQSFNILSDGFRRKAAGVSLVDSVATAESQIIQAFRDKGLTIRKADS
- a CDS encoding carbohydrate ABC transporter permease produces the protein MTATRNITTAGAPASARRHRTGAGSRAGGRAPWILITPFLALFVLTFILPIIVAIGSSFTRVTRSGLFGEGGVTTEFAWFQNYAQALDDGNFVASIGRMLLFGIVQVPVMIVLCTILALLLESASARWPGFFRAAYFLPYGIPGVIATILWSFLYVPGLSPIVDVAGAVGLQLDFLGPSTVLWSIANIVTWTYTGYNMMIIIAQLKSIPTELYEAAKVDGASSWRVARSIQLPLIRPALVLTTVFSIIGTLQLFAEPQVLQTVAPAIDSQYTPNLSAYTTAFAYNDYNVAAAQSVLIAVVAFLLSFLFLRFTNRRSS
- a CDS encoding carbohydrate ABC transporter permease, which produces MTATTRTPSGTDTRSVTTADQSARAARRAGKRGGPDRSAGRSPAKTILVTAILAVVAVYFLVPAYWVIVAATKTTEDLFATNGFWFAPTFALWDNLSAVLTYDGGVFLRWFANSVLYAGVGALLATYFAAAGGYALAKYSFRGRDTIFGLVLGGVLVPGTATALPLFLLFSQLGIANTYWSVLLPSLVSPFGLFLCRIYANATVDTSLIEAGRIDGAGELRIFHTLGLRIMTPALVTVFLFQLVGIWNNYFLPLVMLSDSDLFPITLGLNNWRSQVDRLPEFYELTTGGVLLSIIPLAIAMVVLQRFWRGGLTEGSVKA